One Gadus chalcogrammus isolate NIFS_2021 chromosome 4, NIFS_Gcha_1.0, whole genome shotgun sequence DNA segment encodes these proteins:
- the LOC130380876 gene encoding protein AMBP-like has translation MLVAQVLGSLLVLGWVASLQGLQAPLYTTQENFNLDSFLGKWHDLAKATDCPHERHSTADPAIGTLEMKAGLEAGKILTKWTVLRGEVCKEMSFFSELTTTPGRFFYRSQRWQAEMDAYVVHTNYQEYAIVITSRQKSSGNATIAMKLLSRTREVRDTVMADFKTLVSSMGIAEDSIVINQDEGDCVPGEVTATEGTPRFRIVQRKRRETEPEPAEVEGSGTAATEFTDAASCMDEPDSGPCFGALQHYHYNSSSMSCQEFQYGGCMGNQNNFVTERECLQRCRTEAACRLPMVAQPCTGQPAVWAFDATSGLCVAYKPGFCQGNGNKFYSKAECEEYCGVVKEEPVLLGPD, from the exons ATGTTGGTAGCTCAGGTTCTCGGATCGCTTCTGGTGCTGGGATGGGTGGCCTCCCTCCAGGGGCTCCAGGCGCCCCTCTACACCACGCAGGAAAACTTCAACCTCGACAGC TTCCTGGGGAAGTGGCATGATCTTGCCAAGGCAACCGACTGCCCTCACGAGAGGCACAGCACAGCGGACCCTGCCATTGGTACCTTGGAGATGAAGGCGGGGCTTGAGGCGGGCAAGATTCTGACGAAGTGGACCGTTCTCAG gggggaagtatgcaaagaaatgagtttTTTTTCTGAGTTGACGACCACGCCAGGACGATTCTTCTACCGCAGCCAAA GATGGCAGGCTGAGATGGACGCCTACGTTGTCCACACCAACTACCAGGAGTACGCCATCGTCATCACCAGCAGGCAGAAGTCCTCCGGGAACGCCACTATCGCAATGAAGCTGTTAA GTCGAACCAGGGAAGTGAGAGACACAGTGATGGCTGACTTCAAGACCCTCGTGAGCAGCATGGGGATAGCTGAAGACAGCATCGTCATCAATCAGGACGAAG GCGATTGTGTCCCGGGTGAGGTCACAGCGACAGAGGGAACTCCCAGATTTCGG atagtccagaggaagaggagagaaacagaaccagaaccagccgAAGTGGAAGGCTCCGGGACGGCCGCCACTGAGTTCACAGACGCAG ctTCCTGTATGGACGAGCCAGACTCGGGCCCTTGCTTCGGTGCCCTGCAGCACTACCACTACAACTCCTCCTCCATGAGCTGCCAGGAGTTCCAGTACGGCGGCTGCATGGGCAACCAGAACAACTTTGTGACCGAGCGAGAGTGTCTGCAGCGCTGCCGAACTGAGG CCGCCTGCCGTCTGCCCATGGTGGCCCAGCCCTGCACGGGCCAGCCCGCCGTGTGGGCCTTCGACGCCACGtcgggtctgtgtgtggcctACAAGCCGGGCTTCTGCCAGGGCAACGGCAACAAGTTCTACAGCAAGGCCGAGTGCGAGGAGTACTGCGGCGTGGTCAAAGAGG AGCCAGTGCTCCTGGGACCGGATTGA